From Fusarium fujikuroi IMI 58289 draft genome, chromosome FFUJ_chr07, a single genomic window includes:
- a CDS encoding related to STAM-binding protein: MDSRIAMRPTRPQTVKELVAQAENFKFNTNIPVKHWTRAAETLYQEASFAVSDGDFGRAYMMLYRHSVLVLQYIPTHPQFKDPENKKVYKTLSRRIPRVIQDLEQLKPEIENAVKEWERMALSSKANAGPEPSSRYEQFAARDPSLTGNAKILDAFDNQDLAVDLAQKELMRRDTARRATRQAGITDEDIMSRRRGGRWDQWDGARMGDDEDLRRQMEATRHALDSAQERRTDDDYRPTSHTYNYPSISRPRAVDYEGQTPIPSIQPSRPPKEPVAPPPKEPLHTPSLQSLPPPLPQKVPLPGYAPLIPSPSPQPARPEVPRKEALDTPPALPQKERLTFKPGAYLENGDPIRSLFLPKNLRQKFLDIAADNTRRGLEMCGMLCGTPINNALFVRCLLIPDQKCTSDTCETENEEVMFDYCMKEDLLLLGWIHTHPTQTCFMSSRDLHTHAGYQVMMPESVAIVCAPKFQPSYGIFRLTHPPGLDHILNCNHQDTFHQHSIDNIYRGAGQPKGHVYESDKLDFYVHDLRTK, encoded by the exons ATGGACTCGAGGATTGCCATGAGGCCGACCAGGCCGCAGACCGTCAAGGAGCTGGTGGCTCAGGCGGAGAACTTCAAGTTTAACACAAACATTCCGGTTAAGCACTGGACACGTGCGGCTGAGACGCTGTACCAGGAG GCGTCGTTTGCAGTCTCAGATGGCGATTTCGGAAGAGCTTACATGATGCTGTATCGACACTCCGTACTGGTCCTCCAGTACATCCCGACACATCCACAGTTCAAAGACCCCGAGAACAAAAAGGTGTACAAAACGCTATCGCGACGCATACCACGTGTCATCCAAGACCTAGAACAGTTGAAGCCCGAGATCGAAAATGCCGTCAAAGAATGGGAACGAATGGCGCTGTCGTCAAAAGCGAATGCCGGGCCCGAACCTTCGTCACGATACGAACAGTTTGCAGCGCGCGATCCGAGTCTGACGGGGAATGCGAAGATCCTGGATGCGTTTGACAACCAGGACCTGGCTGTTGATCTTGCACAGAAggagttgatgaggagggaCACTGCGAGGAGGGCTACGAGACAGGCGGGGATTACGGATGAGGATATCatgtcgagaagaagaggtggGAGGTGGGATCAGTGGGATGGGGCGAGGAtgggcgatgatgaggatctgAGGCGGCAGATGGAGGCGACGAGGCATGCTCTTGATTCAGCGCAGGAGAGACGGACTGATGATGACTACCGACCGACGTCGCATACGTACAATTACCCATCGATCTCGAGACCAAGAGCCGTTGACTACGAGGGCCAGACTCCAATACCTTCAATACAACCAAGTCGACCACCGAAAGAGCCCGTCGCTCCTCCGCCAAAAGAACCTCTACACACACCATCATTACAAAGTCTCCCACCACCTCTTCCTCAAAAAGTTCCTCTACCAGGCTACGCACCTCTCATCCCCTCACCATCCCCCCAACCCGCCCGTCCCGAAGTCCCCCGCAAAGAAGCCCTCGACACCCCGCCAGCACTCCCCCAAAAAGAGCGTCTCACCTTTAAACCAGGCGCATACCTCGAGAACGGCGACCCAATACGCTCGCTATTCCTCCCGAAGAACCTGCGTCAGAAATTCCTGGACATTGCAGCGGACAACACCCGTCGCGGGCTAGAAATGTGCGGCATGCTGTGCGGAACACCGATCAACAACGCGCTGTTCGTGCGGTGTCTCTTGATCCCCGATCAAAAGTGCACGTCGGATACGTGTGAGACGGAGAACGAGGAGGTTATGTTTGACTACTGCATGAAGGAGGATTTGTTGCTACTGGGGTGGATTCACACGCATCCGACGCAGACGTGTTTTATGAGCTCGAGGGATTTGCACACGCATGCTGGGTATCAGGTTATGATGCCTGAGAGCGTTGCGATTGTATGCGCACCCAAGTTTCAGCCATC GTATGGCATCTTTCGATTGACGCACCCGCCGGGGCTGGATCATATTCTCAATTGTAATCATCAGGATACGTTTCATCAGCACTCGATTGACAATATTTACCGGGGCGCAGGACAGCCGAAGGGTCATGTTTATGAGAGCGATAAGCTGGACTTTTATGTACACGACCTAAGGACGAAATAG
- a CDS encoding related to Gim complex component GIM1, giving the protein MSDPQARLQALSEDFQKLQGELQNAVASRQKLEGQKQENVGVQQEFERLQEGETIYKLAGPVLLKQDKFEAENTVKGRLDFISSEITRLEDTIKETQEKLEKKKTEIIQIQTAAQSQGKEAPQ; this is encoded by the exons atgtctgatCCCCAAGCACGGTTACAGGCGCTGTCTGAGGACTTCCAGAAGCTTCAAGGCG AACTTCAGAACGCTGTCGCATCGCGACAGAAGTTGGAGGGCCAGAAGCAGGAGAATGTTGGTGTGCAGCAA GAATTTGAACGACTACAAGAGGGAGAGACAATCTACAAGCTCGCTGGGCCAGTGTTGCTCAAACAAGACAAGTTCGAGGCTGAGAACACAGTCAAGGGTCGTCTAGACTTTATCAGCAGTGAGAT TACACGACTAGAAGACACAATCAAGGAGACacaagagaagcttgagaagaaaaagacagAGATCATTCAGATTCAGACTGCAGCTCAAAGCCAGGGCAAGGAAGCACCTCAGTAA
- a CDS encoding probable VPS4-vacuolar sorting protein has protein sequence MSTNFRDRAIAEVQKAITADHNKEYQKAFDLYMSSMELWVKALKWEKNKALKVTMQEKMATYLDRAEKLKQFLAAENENANGGGKAIMGANGSSTGKGKPQAGEDDDSKKLRNALSGAILQERPNVRWEDIAGLEGAKETLKEAVVLPIKFPSLFQGKRQAWKGILLYGPPGTGKSYLAKAVATEANSTFFSISSSDLVSKWMGESERLVKLLFSMARENKPSVIFIDEIDALCGPRGEGESEASRRIKTEILVQMDGVGNDSKGILVLGATNIPWQLDAAIRRRFQRRVHIGLPDVNGRARMFKLAIGDTETSLQASDYNILAAKSEGMSGSDIANVVQSALMRPVRKILQATHFKPVMKDGKRMLTPCSPGDPEKIEMTYDDVSSDELLAPDVALKDFEMALDDSHPTVSKDDIARQIEWTNEFGSEGA, from the exons ATGTCGACCAACTTCCGCGATCGCGCCATCGCAGAGGTGCAGAAGGCGATCACAGCCGACCACAACAAGGAGTACCAAAAAGCCTTCGACCTATACATGTCCTCCATGGAACTCTGGGTCAAGGCGCTCAAGTgggagaagaacaaggccctCAAAGTCACCAtgcaggagaagatggcgacaTACCTCGACCGCGCAGAAAAGCTCAAGCAATTCCTCGCCGCCGAGAATGAGAACGCAAACGGCGGCGGAAAGGCCATCATGGGCGCTAACGGCAGCTCAACTGGCAAGGGGAAGCCGCAGGCTGGTGAGGACGACGATAGCAAGAAGTTGCGCAACGCGCTGTCTGGTGCTATTCTCCAGGAGAGGCCCAACGTGCGGTGGGAGGATATCGCTGGTCTTGAGGGTGCGAAGGAAACGCTGAAGGAGGCTGTTGTTCTCCCCATCAAGTTCCCCAGTCTGTTCCAGGGCAAGCGACAGGCATGGAAGGGTATTCTGCTGTACGGTCCTCCAGGAACGGGTAAAAGTTACCTCGCCAAGGCTGTAGCGACAGAAGCAAACAGCACCTTTTTCAGTATCAGCAGTTCCGACTTGGTCAGCAAATGGATGGGTGAAAGTGAAAG ACTCGTcaagctcctcttctccatggcGCGCGAAAACAAGCCCTCAGTTATCTTCATCGACGAGATCGATGCCCTTTGCGGCCCAAGAGGTGAAGGCGAATCCGAAGCTTCACGTCGTATAAAGACCGAGATACTTGTTCAGATGGACGGTGTAGGCAACGACAGCAAGGGTATTCTGGTCCTGGGCGCCACCAATATTCCCTGGCAATTAGACGCTGCTATTCGCCGACGTTTCCAGCGCCGTGTGCATATTGGTCTTCCCGACGTGAACGGCCGCGCGCGCATGTTCAAGCTAGCCATCGGCGATACTGAGACCTCGCTCCAGGCGAGCGATTACAATATTCTTGCAGCCAAGTCGGAAGGAATGTCTGGTAGTGATATCGCCAACGTTGTTCAATCTGCCCTTATGCGACCAGTCCGCAAGATTCTGCAAGCCACGCACTTCAAACCT GTTATGAAAGACGGCAAGCGCATGTTGACACCCTGCTCACCAGGCGACCCGGAAAAGATCGAGATGACATACGACGACGTCTCATCCGACGAACTACTTGCACCAGATGTTGCGCTGAAGGATTTCGAGATGGCGCTTGACGATTCGCATCCGACTGTTTCCAAGGATGACATTGCAAGGCAGATTGAGTGGACCAATGAGTTTGGAAGCGAGGGCGCATGA
- a CDS encoding related to capsular associated protein (CAP10) — MPKMLAPGFRTRRSSSFIRFSALAALVLFAFWSFSNRSPAPSLLPIHKSQPAAADGADSLPVKAAEQPFSNKPVQGAHPIDKLINDGGKRYKDILSRESHTLEEAAQAYRKRRGRHPPPGFDKWWDFAKQNNAIVVEEFWDQVYHDIDPFWGVPQPIIRKEAYSFEMSIHIRNGKANSTSDWFWTLIWLDMIRSIEHMVPDLDMPLNAMDEPRLVVPWEDIDGYMTKGAASRSLWPAKEVVSEFQKLPTAGRHDRDVRIPFKRWEKTSPYWPIARRGCPPDSPARQAPLKESFNHPPEIDISNAEKHSFAGYVSNFTLSSEICHQPDLQGLNGLLINPISVSSTKVLFPMFGGSKLAINNEILLPPPIYWKGEDRFTGGEDDVEWQNKGNTVVWRGVATGGKNKPENWRGFHRHRFVSMLNQTKVSAVEHGKEKPENFVLPSEQYHLHAQADGRLGEWVGEWSEVGFVDLMCSPSEEDGRCWYTDHYFAKVDGMDMHEQFDYKYVPDIDGNSFSGRYLGFLNSTSLPIKATLFREWHDSRLVPWVHFVPMDNRFQDFYGIMEYFRGYGETSGHDKAAQRIALEGKEWANKVLRKEDMQIYVLRLLLEYGRVIADDRDKMGWVDDALKDPSIEKTWSKLKI, encoded by the exons ATGCCCAAGATGCTTGCGCCTGGGTTCAGGACACGGCGCAGCTCCTCCTTTATTCGATTCAGCGCCCTCGCTGCTCTCGTTCTCTTTGCGTTTTGGTCCTTTAGCAATCGCTCTCCTGCGCCGTCTCTGCTGCCGATACATAAATCACaacctgctgctgctgatggcgCTGATTCTTTGCCTGTGAAAGCAGCGGAGCAACCT TTCTCAAATAAACCCGTGCAGGGCGCTCATCCGATTGACAAGCTCATTAACGACGGAGGAAAACGATACAAAGACATTCTCTCCAGAGAATCGCATACCCTCGAAGAAGCAGCCCAAGCGTACCGTAAACGTCGTGGTCGTCATCCCCCGCCAGGTTTCGACAAATGGTGGGATTTCGCCAAGCAGAACAACGCCATCGTGGTGGAGGAGTTCTGGGATCAGGTTTATCATGATATTGACCCGTTTTGGGGCGTTCCTCAACCCATCATCCGAAAAGAGGCGTACAGCTTTGAGATGTCGATCCACATTCGCAACGGTAAAGCCAATTCAACGAGTGATTGGTTCTGGACGCTCATTTGGCTTGATATGATTCGTTCTATTGAACATATGGTTCCTGATCTGGATATGCCGTTGAATGCAATGGATGAGCCCCGTCTTGTGGTGCCGTGGGAGGATATTGATGGGTACATGACCAAAGGCGCTGCGTCGCGAAGTCTATGGCCTGCGAAGGAGGTTGTCTCGGAGTTTCAGAAGCTCCCTACTGCTGGGCGACATGATAGGGACGTCAGAATTCCTTTCAAGCGATGGGAAAAGACCA GCCCATACTGGCCAATTGCCCGTCGAGGATGTCCCCCAGACAGTCCAGCCCGCCAAGCACCTCTAAAAGAGTCCTTCAACCATCCCCCCGAAATCGACATCTCCAACGCCGAGAAGCACTCTTTCGCAGGCTACGTCTCCAACTTTACACTATCGAGCGAAATCTGCCACCAACCCGACCTTCAAGGCCTAAACGGTCTTTTGATCAATCCCATCTCAGTGTCTTCTACAAAAGTCCTGTTTCCTATGTTTGGTGGCTCGAAACTCGCTATCAATAATGAGATTCTGCTCCCGCCGCCGATTTACTGGAAAGGAGAGGATCGCTTCACGGGCGGTGAGGATGATGTGGAGTGGCAGAACAAGGGAAACACCGTGGTCTGGCGTGGTGTCGCGACTGGCGGCAAGAATAAGCCTGAGAATTGGCGCGGTTTTCACCGTCATCGATTTGTCTCGATGCTGAACCAGACAAAGGTCTCGGCTGTTGAGCACGGTAAGGAGAAACCTGAGAATTTTGTCCTTCCGTCGGAGCAGTATCATCTACACGCCCAAGCTGATGGCCGGCTTGGGGAGTGGGTCGGCGAGTGGTCTGAAGTGGGCTTCGTCGATCTCATGTGCTCGCCctctgaagaagacggacGGTGCTGGTACACGGATCATTACTTCGCCAAGGTTGACGGCATGGACATGCACGAGCAGTTCGACTACAAATACGTTCCCGATATCGACGGAAACTCTTTTTCAGGTCGTTACCTCGGCTTCCTCAACTCAACATCCCTACCCATAAAGGCCACCCTCTTCAGAGAGTGGCACGACAGTCGTCTCGTGCCGTGGGTGCACTTCGTCCCCATGGACAACAGATTCCAGGACTTTTACGGCATAATGGAGTATTTCAGGGGGTATGGAGAAACAAGTGGCCACGATAAGGCTGCACAGCGAATTGCACTCGAGGGAAAGGAGTGGGCGAATAAAGTACTCAGAAAAGAGGACATGCAGATTTATGTGCTGCGGTTGCTGTTAGAGTATGGGCGGGTCATTGCGGATGATAGGGATAAGATGGGGTGGGTTGATGATGCGCTCAAGGATCCGTCTATCGAGAAGACGTGGAGCAAGCTGAAGATATGA